Below is a genomic region from Medicago truncatula cultivar Jemalong A17 chromosome 3, MtrunA17r5.0-ANR, whole genome shotgun sequence.
tgtcactttagaaaaaatatttatcctaaattgtatgtcgttttacaataccaatgaaaaattaatgttacattttctattatatccttaactatttattactctctcttatttcaattctttcatttatctttctcatatcatttattgatgacaattttgtaaaacaactcataatatctctttcccacacaatattaattacatttcttaatatgtgtgaaatgcccaaaacgtcatacaatttaggacggagggagtacaacgTTAAGGATGTATTTTTTTGTGTTGTCAGCTTAAAGGAAATATCACTGCCCCAAAAGACATTGAAAGTTGGAATTTCACAGTTGAGAAACAAAGGAAAATATGGATCCAATTCTCAAAAATAAGTGGCCTTGTTGTCAACGGAGAAGGAAACATTGATGGCCAAGGTTCTCCATGGTGGGACAAGTTTGGTGGTAAAGGTCAAGAAAAGTTTAGGCCAACTGTAAGTTGATTAACTATTGAATTTgatatcttattttaattacattattaaaatatttaagtaTAACATAAATTACTTGATAATATGCATATACAGGCTCTTCGATTCCTTGATTGTCAAGCTCTAACACTTAGCAACTTGAATCACATGAATAGTCCGAAGAATCATATAAGTGTAGATTCATGCAAAAACGCTTCCATCTTCAATATTCATATAACTGCACCACCAACCAGTCCAAATACAGATGGAATTGATATCTCACAGTCAACCAACATCGCCATTATGAATTCAACCATCGAAACTGGTCATTATAATACATAACCTCAACTCTACATTTCGTGATGATcactattatattataatatttactCCACTGTCTAATTTTAATTGATCTCATTtagtaaaacaattttattttgattaatttagaatataaatctattatattatattcttaactatatattatcaatattctttataatttttatcaatgtGAGATTAATCAtaaagttataattaaaaatggaTCACGTTAAATTTGTTTGATTTCCATCtcaattttctttaattatttttcattaactTGTAGGTGACGATTGCATCGCCATTAACAATGGCTCAAGTGTCATCACCATAACCGGTACTTTTTGTGGACCAGGCCACGGGATAAGGTTAGttaagataaataatattttgagcttaataatttttacattatgTGTGTGTACGTTATAGTTCAATTATTATTGAAACTCACTGGCATTGGTGAATCCAGTGTTGGTAGCCTCGGAAAAGATAATTCATATGCTACGGTAGAAGATGTACGTGTTCAAAATTGCACATTCACCGGAACTTCAAATGGAGGTAGAATCAAGACATTTGAGGTAAGGATAGATGAAATGAGGTTGATATcatatatgtgatatatatgatataaaaaatgtttaaaaatgatAGAGTACGTTATTTATCTTATAAATGATTTGTAGAGTTGAGTTagaccaaatttaaaaatagttataagaatagtatatatgttttgttatttgaattagGGAGGATCTGGATATGCGAGGAACATTACATACGAAGATATCATACTTAATGAAGTGAAGAATCCTGTGATTATTGACCAAGCGTATAACCCTAACGCAGATAGTGCCGTTGAAATTAGTGATGTTACTTACAGCAACATACGAGGAACCTCAGTTGGTGAATATGCAATCGAACTTAAATGTGAACTCAACATCGGTTGCAACAACATTGTTCTCGATCATATTAACATAACTCGTGCCGATGGAGGGAAAGCAGGTGTAGTTTGCGTTGGTGGACATGGAAATTCCTCTTCATGTAATCCAGCTGTCCCTTGTCTTACAAACATTAGTGCTATTTGGTGGTACTAGGTTACATTACATTGTGAAAAAGCAATCAAGCAAAACACATTCAATTGTTTTCATTCTTGTTGTAtcgaaagaaaataaacaagcTCATTCTTGTAGTAGTCTTTACTAATTAACAATAATTCaagtttatattaatttatttgataatgtttttatttttttattacatatttttaaaaggTTAATGTGAGTTAATTCTTACggcgtttttttttaattatggttaaatatatttttagtttctataaatataccagtttttttgttttattccctctaaaattttcctttaacttttagtttctataaattttcaatcactacttttggtcccgaTTTTCAAGTCAACTTTTGTatcttttaatgaaattatgcaaaAATATGTAGAATGTTGTAAAAATCTCCCCccaaaaataattagaattttttaacaaaatataaattaaatatgaatttttaaccatgaaaaatataaaaattcatgttttgttaaaaaatctatttattttttggagatatttttataatattataaatttttctgtaaaattatattcaaaaatatgaattctacatatgagtttacttaaaatgagggatcaaaagtgaagatgaaaaattttataaaaattaaaagtcgaaagaaaattttgaaaggactaaaacgaaaaattaacatatttgtagagactaaaaatatatttaacccttataaTTATGGCTATTATGTGAACATTGATGAAGCAATAAGAAAGAAGTGAAAGTTTGATGCAGAAAGGATTATTATAAGATCTACTTTACACGTTAAACTCATTCTTATCAGCAAGATTTTCGTAACGAGGATTCATggaaccatatttttttatactagtTGAAAAGGTGTTCGAAGATAATCacggaattattattattttttatcagaattttttatttaaaaccactCAGTTTAGTGCACAAGAAATGTCTAAAACGAGAAAAAGGAACAATACAGGAAATACACAAAAGTAACACTAGCTTAAGCATaagaacccaaaaaaaaaaaaccatcaagcaccaaaacaaacaaaaaaatatcttaaatcTCTGCCAGAAGCTTGAACAATACgtgcaaaaacaaaataaaaagaaaaatgttatgaACACTTCCTTTCTGATCACGGCCTTCCCATCCTTGAAATGACAAATTAACTAATTTGGTATTTGAATTTCAGTGATTACCAGGTTAAATTTGTCTTCATTTTCTCGCAATCCCCacccataaataaataaataaataagatagtTATTATTCAGAACGATCGAGCAAAGTACACTTTGCATGTATATCCATTATCCAGGACCAGCACAGAAAGCAATTGTGAAAtacttgaaaaacaaaaaattctaaCCATGTACAAATAGAGAGATTCTGAAATCCAAGCAATAACATGTACAAAGTATAATAAAAATTGGACATAAagcatatcatcatcatcagtaTTATACATGTAAATTGgagataaaatatcaaaatgaatcAGACCATGCATGGTATTGACATGTTCGGAGGCGAGTTTCTAAATCCGAGAGATAATTGGAATCACCGTCTACGACAAGAACATGCATTCCGATGGGAAACCGATCACTGGAATCATCcattattctctcttctctacTACGCACAAACCATTCGCTTAGAACGGAAACTGAGCAAATAAACAAAGATTATTTTTAGTGAACTaataacttttctttttcttaaaacaCTTTTTTGTCATTTATCTTTATCGTGGGGTTCATATCCGTccttatttaaaaagaaagcaATAATACTCATagatctttaatttatttattttttggtggtggtcggaggaccttatatattttatgtattgtctctagcaactgagctaagttcacgagcacctttaatttatttatttggtatcatATTAGTCATTTTTATCTATAAAAagcttttctcaaaaaaaaaaaaatctatcaaaaGCTAACTAAGTTAATTGTAGTAGAGGTGGCATTTCTATCAAGTTGATCTTTCAAGTTTTGGGGACTAAAATATACTCATTCGTTTCATAATGAGtgccactttaaaaaaaaatgtttcaaaaaaatgttaatttgtattttcattacaactttaatttttctgtTCCAACTTTACCATCAGTAAATACTCAAACttgctctaaaaaaaatactcaaactTTCTCTTACACAAtcttcaatgcaactttaaatttatttatctttttttttttttttttataaagtagaAGCAGTTTAATAAAAGTGTTATGTTTCAAAACCTTAAACAACACTCATTGTAAAACAAAGGGAGGTCCTTGTAAGCATAACTCAGCTGGTTTGGACAATACATAGTATATGTAAGGTTAGGGATTCAAACACCtgcgacaaaaaaaaaacagagggagtatattttttaCATGAGACATAATGCACATAAAAAAGCAGCCTAATATATACTATGTTGCACATAAAAAACGTAATATATATGTACGTGTTTAACTTTAGTGTTGGAACTCCAATTATTTTGGGTTCAACTCCTAAGAatctaaaaccctaatttgtaaaataatttccTTCATGACAAATTTCTTCAACCCTTACcgtagaaagaagaaaaacaaacgaTTCATTGGAagtataaaaacaaaactactGTAGCAcactttcaaacaaaaataagtgggtgtataaTGTTAACCGGCAAAGGCTAGGGTGCATGACCTTCATGAGTCTCCTACCGATGCAAgacttgattttatttttttttgcaaaaggaATGTTATCCATTGGATGTAAGTTTGAATATTTTCAATGGTTAAGATTAATAGGCTAAGTGACCCACTATATTTGTATTctttttaacatatatattgatttaataaatgcatttgattttgGATTCAATTTTCAGAAAGGGTGTTTTTGTCattgttgaaaaattgaaaaatttccCAGCAACATAATACATTCATCTCTATTCTCTTCTAGTCAAAATTCCAGCAAGCAATGTTCTTGACAATTTGATGAAATAGTTaagaatatagttttttttaaggatgaaaaatatattaattgaaaatatattataaatacaatttataaagaaaaattacacaGACATGTACTAGGAAGATTTTGAATGGTTAAGATTTATAAATTACTTGACCTACTAAGATttatatatatgggttttgcTATAAGCCACTCATGAAAGTGTTTTTTAGCAACCTacacctcaaggtgtgatttccactttttagttataactttgctaaaagacacctttataaaaattagttggtgtcttttagcaaatgaTCATAGAATATCTTACTAAAAAACACCTTCATAAAAGTTTATATaagcattgaaaattgaaacttttatattttaaaagaataattacttaatttaacaCTGTCTTAAAGAATGTCTCTGATAAACTGGTTAACAAAACTTGGAAATAAGCCAACAGACACTGTATTGTTACCTATGAGCATGATCACAAGCTTTAATTCGCTTTAAGTTTCTCTGACTCTGTCAGTCAAACTCACACTCACACTTAGAATTTTGAATTGCAACAAGATCAATGGAAAAAACACCAATGATCTCTCGAAGTTGCAATAATCATCATCAACTCTGGTTTGCAATTCTCATTTCCTTTCTCTTATGTTCATTACTAGTTCTATGCTTTGATTATTCTCACACATT
It encodes:
- the LOC11436307 gene encoding probable polygalacturonase At3g15720, with translation MKGLYVLFMLVIASHSVSSRITPNTGSTFDVLTYGAIGDGQTDDSNAFLKVFNDACGTSESTPSMTIPEGKTFLLQPLVFKGPCKSTNIIVELKGNITAPKDIESWNFTVEKQRKIWIQFSKISGLVVNGEGNIDGQGSPWWDKFGGKGQEKFRPTALRFLDCQALTLSNLNHMNSPKNHISVDSCKNASIFNIHITAPPTSPNTDGIDISQSTNIAIMNSTIETGDDCIAINNGSSVITITGTFCGPGHGISVGSLGKDNSYATVEDVRVQNCTFTGTSNGGRIKTFEGGSGYARNITYEDIILNEVKNPVIIDQAYNPNADSAVEISDVTYSNIRGTSVGEYAIELKCELNIGCNNIVLDHINITRADGGKAGVVCVGGHGNSSSCNPAVPCLTNISAIWWY